Part of the Bacillus cereus group sp. RP43 genome is shown below.
TTTAGAGAGCTGATGGTCGGTGAAAATCAGCACATAGATGATCGCGAATTACGCCCCTAGAGCATCTTTTTTCGATTGAATTGTATTCAAAAGGGAAAAGACGGTGCTAAGCCGTTATAAAAATAAGGTGGTAGGCTTTTTTTGCCTGCAACTAGGGTGGTAACGCGATGATTAAAATCGTCCCTTATTTGAAGGGGCGATTTTTTTATGTTTTCAACCTTCACGCCAGTAATGAACTTAAAGGAGAGTATGTAGGACATGGGTATTTTACAAGATCTTGAATTTCGCGGGCTAATTAATCAGCAAACAGATGCTGAAGGATTAGAGCAATTATTAGAAAAAGAAAGCGTTAAATTATACTGTGGTTTCGACCCGACAGCGGATAGCTTACATATTGGTCATATGTTACCAGTATTAATGTTACGTCGTTTCCAATTAGCTGGTCACCAACCAATCGCACTTGTTGGCGGTGGTACTGGTATGATCGGTGATCCAAGTGGTAAAAAAGCAGAGCGTACATTAAATACGAAAGATACAGTTGCTTACTACACAGAAAGCATTAAAAACCAACTTTCAAACTTCTTAGAGTTTGAAAACGTGGAAAACCCAGCAACAATGGCTAATAACTATGATTGGCTTGGTAACTTAGATGTAATTTCATTCTTACGCGATATCGGTAAAAACTTCGGTTTAAACTATATGTTAGCAAAAGATACAGTAGCATCTCGTTTAGAGACTGGTATTTCATTCACTGAGTTTAGTTATATGATTTTACAATCATACGACTTCTTAAACTTATACCAACACCATAATTGCCGCTTACAAATCGGTGGTAGTGATCAATGGGGTAACATTACAGCTGGTCTTGAATTAATCCGTAAATCAGAAGAAGATGCGAAAGCATTCGGTTTAACAATTCCGCTTGTTACAAAATCTGACGGTACGAAGTTTGGTAAAACAGAGGGCGGCGCAATTTGGTTAGACCCAGAGAAAACAACTCCTTATGAGTTCTACCAATTCTGGATCAATACAGATGACCGCGATGTAGTTAAATACTTAAAATACTTCACATTCTTATCTCATGAAGAAATTCTTGAGCTTGAGAAGCAAGTAACTGAAGCACCAGAAAAACGTGCAGCACAAAAAGCATTAGGATCTGAAATGACAAAACTTGTTCACGGCGAAGAAGCGTTAGAGCAAGCAATTAAAATTTCAGCTGCATTATTCAGTGGTTCTGTAGCAGAACTTACTGCAAGCGAAATCGAGCAAGGATTCAAAGATGTACCATCTGTAGAACGTACTGCAGAAGATACAGTATTAATCGACTTACTTGTAGAAAGCAAAATTTCACCATCTAAACGTCAAGCACGTGAAGATGTAACGAACGGTGCAATCTACGTAAACGGTGAGCGTACACAAGCATTAGATTATGTTGTAACTGAAAACGACCGCATCGAAGGTAAATTTACAATCATTCGCCGCGGTAAAAAGAAATATTTCTTAATTCGTTACTAATCAAAAAAGAATTTAAAACAAATAGTACCCCGAATTGTAGGCTGAAAAGTCTATGATTCGGGTTTTTTTATTTATACATTTAGATTGCCTCATGATTTCTTTTAAATAGAATATGAAAAATTAATACGAGCATATAAAGTAAGCTAATTAACATAACGATAAATGCTGTTGGATAAAACTTTGCCGCATATATAAAGAAATCGATTTGATAAATATCTTGGTAATTTGAAACGGTACCTTTAAAGTGATTCGTAAACTTAGCGCTATATTTCCATTCATCAGGATAATCTATTAAATTACTCCCCTGATACCAACTTATAAGTGCTGAAGTAATAAACAACATAAATGAACTTCCGAGTTGAACCATTTGGTTTATTGTCAAAAAGAATCCACCTCCTATTTTATGGTTATTATAGCGTGCATTCGTATGCCTGTAACCTTTTGTTGTAATCTCCTTTTCGAGTTCATACGGAAATCACATGTAAGCGGTATGATAAACGTATAACAAATAGAAAGGAGTGGTAAAACAAAATGTCACTAGAAGCGCTCATTATTTTTTCTTTGCTAAATGCGGGTCAGCTTGCAGAGAACACGAAGGTTGATATACATAAAGAGCAGAAAGATGCTTATGTATATGTTCAGAAAGAGGAAAATAAATAATTTTATTTTATATATAAACGAAAAAAAGCCAATCCAGAGGATTGGCTTTTTGTCATTAACGAGAGTAGAACTCTACGATTAATGCTTCGTTGATTTCAGCTGCTAACTCAGAACGCTCAGCGTGACGAGTGTAAGTAGCTTCTAACTTATCAGCATCGAAAGTTAAGTATTCTGGTACGAAGTTGTTAACTTCGATCGCTTCTTTAACAACAACAAGGCTGTTAGATTTTTCGCGAACGCTGATAGTTTGGTTAGGTTTAACGCGGTAAGATGGGATATCTACGCGAGATCCATCAACCGTGATGTGACCGTGGTTTACTAATTGGCGAGCTGCACGACGAGTGCGAGCTAAGCCCATACGGTAAACTAAGTTGTCAAGACGAGCTTCAAGAAGGATCATGAAGTTTTCGCCGTGCTTACCAGGCATTTTACCTGCTTGGTCAAATGTGCGACGGAATTGACGCTCAGTCATGCCGTACATGTGACGAAGTTTTTGTTTCTCTTGTAATTGTAAACCGTATTCTGAAAGTTTCTTACGTTGGTTAGGACCGTGAGGACCTGGTGCGTAAGGGCGTTTTTCTAATTCTTTTCCTGTGCCGCTTAGAGAGATTCCAAGACGACGAGACAGTTTCCAAGCTGGACCTGTATAACGAGCCATAGTTGACTCCTCCTTTAAAAATGTTTTTATTTACGTAAAATAAAAACAGACGTAATCGATATTTACGGGCATTTTGTTTTCATGTACCTTCGCTCCAGCAGCAGGGAGTTACGAGATACACCTCCGCAGAGGAACAAAATACAAACGATAAACTCACATTACAAGGCTGCCTTTTTATTTTACACAAACGCTATTATATCTTTTACCCAGAGTTTCGTCAAGCGACTCCCTTTTTGTTTTATGCATATAAATTTTGGAAATTAACAAGAAGGAATTTAAAACAATATAAAAGAAAAGATAGAAACACAAATAAAACGCTTACATAAAATGTAGTAAAAACGTTCATCAGTTTTTTACTGGTGGATATGTGGCAATAAAGACATAAGGGGGATGTTTTTATGAAAAAGAAGCATATGGAGACAGCGTTAATTCATCACGGTTATACATCAGAGGAACATAAAGGAAGTTTAACACCACCTTTATTTCAAACGTCTACATTCACATTTGAGACAGCACAGCAAGGTGAAGCGAGTTTTGCGGGAGTAGATCCATCTTATATTTACTCAAGGCTTGGAAATCCAACTGTGAAATTATTTGAAGAGCGTATGGCTGTTTTAGAAGGTGGAGAGGAAGCGCTGGCGTTCGGTTCAGGTATGGCAGCCATTTCAGCAACGTTAATCGGTTTTCTAAAGGCTGGAGATCATATTATTTGTTCAAATGGATTATATGGGTGTACTTACGGTTTTTTAGAAGTATTAGAAGAAAAATTTATGATTACTCATTCGTTTTGTGATATGGAGACAGAGACTGATATTGAAAATAAAATTCGCCCTAATACAAAGCTCATTTTCGTTGAAACACCGATTAATCCAACGATGAAATTAATTGATTTAGAAAAGGTGATCGGGGTAGCGAAGCGCAATGACTTGCTT
Proteins encoded:
- the tyrS gene encoding tyrosine--tRNA ligase produces the protein MGILQDLEFRGLINQQTDAEGLEQLLEKESVKLYCGFDPTADSLHIGHMLPVLMLRRFQLAGHQPIALVGGGTGMIGDPSGKKAERTLNTKDTVAYYTESIKNQLSNFLEFENVENPATMANNYDWLGNLDVISFLRDIGKNFGLNYMLAKDTVASRLETGISFTEFSYMILQSYDFLNLYQHHNCRLQIGGSDQWGNITAGLELIRKSEEDAKAFGLTIPLVTKSDGTKFGKTEGGAIWLDPEKTTPYEFYQFWINTDDRDVVKYLKYFTFLSHEEILELEKQVTEAPEKRAAQKALGSEMTKLVHGEEALEQAIKISAALFSGSVAELTASEIEQGFKDVPSVERTAEDTVLIDLLVESKISPSKRQAREDVTNGAIYVNGERTQALDYVVTENDRIEGKFTIIRRGKKKYFLIRY
- a CDS encoding DUF4306 domain-containing protein, producing the protein MVQLGSSFMLFITSALISWYQGSNLIDYPDEWKYSAKFTNHFKGTVSNYQDIYQIDFFIYAAKFYPTAFIVMLISLLYMLVLIFHILFKRNHEAI
- the rpsD gene encoding 30S ribosomal protein S4, which gives rise to MARYTGPAWKLSRRLGISLSGTGKELEKRPYAPGPHGPNQRKKLSEYGLQLQEKQKLRHMYGMTERQFRRTFDQAGKMPGKHGENFMILLEARLDNLVYRMGLARTRRAARQLVNHGHITVDGSRVDIPSYRVKPNQTISVREKSNSLVVVKEAIEVNNFVPEYLTFDADKLEATYTRHAERSELAAEINEALIVEFYSR